In Verrucomicrobiota bacterium, the genomic stretch GCAAAATCGTCGTGGATCGCGGCGACGGCAAAGGCGAAGTCCTGCTGACGATCGACAACACCGCCGGTTACCTGGACACCACCCCGTTCCCGGCCACGCCCGCCAAGTGGACCTACCGCGCCGTGTACATGGCCAAAGACCAACAAGTCGGCCAATGGAGCAAGCCCGTCACCATCAACGTGGGCTAAGCCTGGGAAACACCGCTCGACAACCAACCACCGCCGCGCGTCCCTCGCAATGCGCGGCGGTGGATTATTAAATTGACCCGAGGGGCCTTTTTAGGGATGGTCGGCACCATGAAAACCAACTGGCCACCGGAAACCATGAACGAAAAGGGCGTTCAATAATATTGTTAGGACCGTACCACCTGCATTATGGACGATCCCATTAAGGAAATCGTGATTCGCCGGGTTCGACTTAAAGACGAGCACAGACCGTTCGAGATTCACATCGGGCAGCTCGTTGAGGTGGATTGGCTTGCCGTCACACATGCCACGAGCAACCAACGCGATTCTTTTAATCTCGTTTTTTTTCGCTTTGATGGCTTTGTTATTGATTGGGTACAGTATGACACACTGGCTATTGCCTTGGACCAAGCCCACGCCATTGCCGGAGTCGAGGCTTCGGAATGGGAACAATGCAATGCCGAGATCACGAATGAGGACGGCAGAGTTAGTTGGGAGGAGGTTTGCCAAAAACGGGTCAACCAATAACCAAACCACCGACACCTTGTTCGTTTAGCCGCTGGGCGATGGTTATTTCAAGGCATCCTTGCCATCGGTGAGCCATTCGAGGTTGAAGCGGGCGAGGGTGTCAAGGCGCACTACGCCAGCTTGCCTTGCAGCACCGGTCGCTTATCCGTCGGTTTCGCGCTCATTTTGGCGATGCTGTTCAAAAATTCCACTTTGACTTTATCCCCCTCAAACCGACATGTCACCTGATCGTGGTGCGGGGTCTCATTATAACGCCAGATCATCACGAAGGTGTTGGCATCTTTCCAAGCGCCAGCCGCCGCCACTTTGTACTTGGTCTTGCCTTTGAGATGCCCCGTGGCAATCAACTTGGGCGGTGTTCCGGGCATATCGGTTTCCCCTTGCACCCAGTTTTCCAAGCCGCACACGATGGAATAGTCGCCCTGATCGTTCTGCAAGGTGAATCGGCAGGCGCCAAGTTGAAAATTGAACGTGACACTGCGCGCCGGGAGGTCGTTGGGTTCGATCTGGAACGTTTTGCCTGAAATGTCGCTGGCGATGGGAGGCACCGGCTGGCCGTGGGGCGGTTGCAGGACCAGTGAAGCCAGGGTCTGCCGCAATTGCGTGGCGGACGCCGGGTCGGGTGGCAGCGCTTGGTTTTTCATGGCGGGCAGCAGGTGTTCCCAAACCAGGTCCAACTCGCCCTGCATGTTGGGGCTTTCACTGGTGATGGCAATCACCGCATCCTGCTCCGGCATGACGATGGTGAATTGCCCATACGCGCCGTCCCCACGAAACGCGTTATGCTGGCAGCGCCAGAACTGGTAGCAATATCCCTGCTGCCAGTCATTCTGTTCTTTCGGTCGGCTGGGATTCGCAATCACTGGCTGCTGAATCTTGAACGTGGTGGCTTCTTCCACCCATTGCGCCGGCAAGATCTGCCGCCCCTGCCAGACGCCTTGTTGCAGGTGCAGTTGCCCAAATTTGGCCAACCCCTCGGTCTGAATATTCAACCCCCAGCCGCCAGTATTGATCCCGCGCGGACACATTTCCCATGTCACGCCTTCGATTCCCAGCGGCTCGAATAAACGCGGCTTCAAATACTCCAGGATTGGCTGGCCCGTGACCTTTTGCACGATGGCCGACTGCATATACGTCGCCAGGCTGTTATAAAGAAAAACGCTGCCTGGAGGGTTGGCGATGGGCAACGCCAGAAAGGCTTTCACCCAGTTTACCTCCTCCGTCAAAGTCCTGGTGGGGTCCTTGGCGTGGCCCACGGACATGGTCAGCAAATCTTTCACCCGCAACGCTGCCAGGTGATCGCTTACGGTAGCCGGCAATTCCTCCGGGAAAAAGGACACGACCCGGTCGCTGACCTTTAACCTGCCCTCCGCGACGGCCAAGCCAACTGAGGTTGAGGTGAAACTCTTGCTCATCGAATACAGGGTGTGCGTCAAATCCGGTTGGTAGGGTGTCCACCAGCCTTCGGCCACCACTTGGCCATGGCGAACCATCATGAAGCTGTGGAACTCGTGTTTGCTTTTCGCGAGCGCGGCCAGAAAGGCTAATACCCCCGGCGACGATACCCCTTGCGCCTCGGGCGAGCTGCGCGGGAGTCGTTGGGTGATGGAGCGCCCGGTGGAGCGACAACCAGAAAAGGTGGAAATCAAAGTGAACCCGG encodes the following:
- a CDS encoding serine hydrolase, which translates into the protein MSSNRRAFLQHLGYGVAGFTLISTFSGCRSTGRSITQRLPRSSPEAQGVSSPGVLAFLAALAKSKHEFHSFMMVRHGQVVAEGWWTPYQPDLTHTLYSMSKSFTSTSVGLAVAEGRLKVSDRVVSFFPEELPATVSDHLAALRVKDLLTMSVGHAKDPTRTLTEEVNWVKAFLALPIANPPGSVFLYNSLATYMQSAIVQKVTGQPILEYLKPRLFEPLGIEGVTWEMCPRGINTGGWGLNIQTEGLAKFGQLHLQQGVWQGRQILPAQWVEEATTFKIQQPVIANPSRPKEQNDWQQGYCYQFWRCQHNAFRGDGAYGQFTIVMPEQDAVIAITSESPNMQGELDLVWEHLLPAMKNQALPPDPASATQLRQTLASLVLQPPHGQPVPPIASDISGKTFQIEPNDLPARSVTFNFQLGACRFTLQNDQGDYSIVCGLENWVQGETDMPGTPPKLIATGHLKGKTKYKVAAAGAWKDANTFVMIWRYNETPHHDQVTCRFEGDKVKVEFLNSIAKMSAKPTDKRPVLQGKLA